A stretch of Pseudoprevotella muciniphila DNA encodes these proteins:
- a CDS encoding ATP-dependent Clp protease adaptor ClpS — protein sequence MAQEQSNIKERTHIQLKEPRRYRVVMCNDDFTTMDFVVIVLKEVFFMSKEKAEALMLEVHNSNRAVVGIYTYDIATSKVEKATKMARKYGYPLRLIVEPEEE from the coding sequence ATGGCACAAGAACAAAGCAACATAAAAGAACGGACACATATCCAGTTAAAAGAGCCGCGCCGTTACAGGGTTGTCATGTGCAATGACGACTTCACCACCATGGATTTCGTGGTCATAGTACTTAAGGAAGTATTTTTCATGTCGAAAGAAAAGGCTGAAGCCCTGATGCTTGAAGTCCACAATTCCAATAGGGCTGTCGTAGGCATTTACACCTACGACATCGCCACGTCAAAAGTAGAGAAGGCCACCAAGATGGCGCGTAAATACGGCTATCCGCTTCGCCTTATTGTTGAACCCGAAGAAGAATGA
- the rbr gene encoding rubrerythrin — protein sequence MKDIKGTQTEKNLQAAFAGESQAHTKYLYYASRAKKDGYVQMASIFEETAKNEKEHAKVWFKYLHGGAIPQTTENLADAAAGENYEWTDMYAEFERTAREEGFTEIAEKFRMVGAIEKEHEERYRKLLKNIEDKVVFSKEGDAVWQCSNCGHIIVGKQAPEICPVCAHPQSYFQVRAENY from the coding sequence ATGAAGGACATTAAAGGTACACAAACAGAAAAGAATCTGCAAGCCGCATTTGCAGGCGAGTCTCAGGCACATACGAAATATCTCTACTATGCATCACGCGCAAAGAAGGATGGCTATGTACAGATGGCCTCCATCTTCGAAGAGACGGCAAAGAACGAAAAGGAGCATGCCAAGGTTTGGTTCAAGTATCTGCACGGCGGAGCAATTCCACAGACCACTGAAAACCTTGCAGATGCAGCAGCCGGAGAGAACTACGAGTGGACTGACATGTATGCAGAATTTGAACGCACAGCACGCGAGGAAGGCTTCACAGAAATAGCAGAGAAGTTCAGAATGGTAGGTGCCATCGAGAAGGAACACGAAGAACGCTATCGTAAACTGCTCAAGAACATTGAGGACAAGGTGGTCTTCTCAAAAGAAGGCGACGCTGTATGGCAATGTTCCAACTGCGGTCATATCATCGTAGGCAAGCAGGCACCAGAAATTTGCCCCGTATGCGCACACCCACAGAGTTATTTCCAGGTTCGCGCAGAGAATTATTGA
- the kdsA gene encoding 3-deoxy-8-phosphooctulonate synthase: MTPFFIAGPCVIESAELLDIVASRLVEIRKNCNLTIYFKASFDKANRTSVRSFRGPGLEKGLQMLADVKQKYDLPLLTDIHESYQAEAAGQVVDVIQIPAFLCRQTDLLVSAAKTGCVLNVKKAQFLSGDDMKYPVEKCKDAGAREVWLSERGNTFGYNNLVVDFRNIPIMKQYADKVVMDCTHSVQRPGAAGGKTGGDRNFVPAMAMAAKAFGADGYFFETHPNPDQALSDGPNMIELDKLENLIKQLAKQDDYQLEI; encoded by the coding sequence ATGACACCTTTCTTTATAGCAGGTCCTTGTGTTATTGAAAGTGCTGAATTGCTTGATATTGTGGCATCTCGGTTGGTTGAAATACGCAAGAACTGTAACTTGACGATATACTTCAAAGCCTCGTTCGACAAGGCTAATCGTACTTCTGTACGTTCTTTCAGAGGACCAGGTCTTGAAAAAGGCTTGCAGATGCTTGCCGACGTCAAGCAGAAGTATGACTTGCCGCTGCTAACTGATATTCACGAAAGTTATCAGGCAGAAGCGGCAGGACAGGTTGTCGATGTCATACAGATACCCGCCTTCCTTTGCCGTCAGACAGACTTGCTGGTTTCTGCCGCTAAGACGGGATGTGTGCTCAATGTAAAAAAAGCGCAGTTTCTCAGTGGCGACGACATGAAATATCCGGTAGAGAAGTGCAAAGATGCAGGAGCACGCGAGGTGTGGCTTTCAGAGAGAGGAAACACTTTCGGGTATAACAACCTTGTGGTTGACTTTAGGAACATACCCATAATGAAGCAATATGCTGACAAAGTGGTGATGGATTGTACGCACAGTGTGCAGCGTCCCGGGGCGGCAGGAGGAAAGACGGGCGGCGACCGGAACTTTGTCCCTGCAATGGCTATGGCAGCAAAGGCTTTTGGCGCTGACGGCTATTTCTTTGAAACTCATCCCAACCCGGATCAGGCACTCAGTGACGGACCAAACATGATAGAACTGGACAAATTAGAAAACCTCATCAAACAACTTGCCAAACAAGATGATTACCAACTCGAAATATAA
- a CDS encoding KpsF/GutQ family sugar-phosphate isomerase, which produces MITNSKYKEVAIDCLKVEAEALIGLIPNIDEDFDKAVELIIECSGKVIVTGVGKSGHIGAKIAATLSSTGTPSFFVNPLDVFHGDLGVITTSDVVLAISNSGQTDELLRFLPYLTERSIPVIGMTGNPNSLLAKNATVHLNAAVHREACPLGLAPTASTTATLALGDALACALMEARDFQESDFAQFHPGGTLGKRLLTKAVDVMYTEDLPVISGKMKLSEAVIHMSRGRLGLCVIVEDDKLKGIITDGDVRRAMERNQSTFFELTAENIMTPKPKTISPNTRIAEIDKILHKNKIHAVIVTDNEQHVLGIVDSFSTQL; this is translated from the coding sequence ATGATTACCAACTCGAAATATAAAGAAGTTGCCATAGATTGCCTCAAAGTAGAAGCAGAGGCGTTGATTGGCTTGATACCAAATATCGACGAAGATTTCGACAAAGCCGTAGAACTCATCATAGAGTGTTCTGGCAAGGTCATTGTTACGGGCGTAGGAAAAAGCGGACATATAGGGGCTAAAATTGCAGCCACGCTTTCATCCACTGGCACACCAAGTTTCTTCGTCAATCCTCTTGATGTTTTCCATGGCGATCTGGGCGTGATTACCACGAGCGATGTGGTGCTTGCCATATCTAATTCAGGACAGACAGACGAACTGCTGAGGTTTCTGCCTTACCTTACTGAAAGAAGTATACCTGTCATCGGTATGACGGGGAATCCCAATTCACTTCTGGCGAAGAATGCCACGGTTCACCTGAACGCTGCAGTACATAGAGAAGCCTGTCCGTTAGGTCTTGCACCTACCGCATCAACCACGGCAACCCTTGCTCTTGGCGATGCTTTGGCTTGCGCACTGATGGAAGCAAGAGACTTTCAGGAGTCGGACTTCGCCCAGTTCCATCCCGGCGGCACTCTTGGCAAACGCCTGCTGACAAAGGCGGTGGATGTGATGTACACAGAAGACCTTCCTGTTATTTCCGGAAAGATGAAACTCAGTGAGGCAGTGATTCACATGAGCAGAGGACGTCTTGGGCTATGTGTTATAGTAGAGGACGACAAACTCAAAGGCATCATCACCGACGGCGACGTGCGCAGGGCGATGGAACGCAATCAAAGCACATTCTTTGAACTTACGGCAGAAAACATCATGACGCCAAAGCCAAAGACCATTTCGCCAAATACACGAATAGCAGAAATAGACAAGATTCTGCATAAGAACAAGATACACGCAGTTATTGTAACGGATAACGAACAGCATGTGCTGGGAATTGTAGATTCCTTCAGCACACAACTATAA
- the rho gene encoding transcription termination factor Rho: protein MKQYTREMLESMVLDELRPIAQELGIKRLSGKRKSELIDEILSNTPQEPQETAPKPKRARISSAGFNRVYSATSDGNAEKIDASSTTRTMQGTSDIDPMQNTAEPKPRQTTFGNDLFAAAENAATANDTEKTSGKPSDELPEFLSEQIRSNAERNGQDDHVDFSTVQQTLQQHLNTEKKEAESGESQEQATAESKSREQVLEELNSQELIIIEDVPMTYSGSNFGFDDSNTSTATKFHRFKDNPPTVVQHDTQVNIRQQQQSEAEMIRQVMALPEAQIEGSGVLEVMPEGFGFLRSSDYNYLTSPDDIYVAPNQVRQWNLKTGDVVDVIVKIPRDNEKFFSLVDVKRINGLEPSRIRDRVAFEHLTPLFPDEKFTLCSRNGESLSRRIVDLFSPIGKGQRALIVAQPKTGKTLLMKDIANAIAENHPNTYLMMLLIDERPEEVTDMARTVKAEVIASTFDEPASHHVKIANIVLEKAKRMVECGHDVVIFLDSITRLARAYNTVAPASGKVLTGGVDANALQKPKRFFGAARNIENGGSLTIIATALIDTGSKMDEVIFEEFKGTGNMELQLDRNIANKRIYPAVNLTASSTRRDDLLQDSETINFMQQYRNHLADMNPVEAITFIVRQMNNTYNNQEFLLSANQ from the coding sequence ATGAAGCAATATACAAGAGAGATGCTTGAGAGCATGGTGCTGGACGAACTTCGTCCTATAGCACAGGAACTTGGCATCAAGCGTCTTAGCGGAAAGCGCAAAAGTGAGCTCATTGACGAGATTCTTTCCAACACACCGCAAGAGCCACAAGAGACTGCCCCTAAACCCAAACGGGCACGCATCAGTTCTGCAGGTTTTAACCGCGTGTATTCTGCCACCAGCGATGGTAATGCAGAGAAGATAGATGCAAGCAGCACAACCAGAACGATGCAAGGCACAAGTGACATAGATCCTATGCAAAATACAGCCGAACCGAAGCCAAGACAGACAACGTTTGGCAATGACCTGTTTGCCGCAGCAGAAAATGCTGCTACTGCAAATGACACAGAAAAAACGTCAGGCAAGCCATCCGACGAACTACCCGAATTCTTATCTGAGCAAATACGTAGTAACGCAGAGCGGAACGGCCAGGATGACCATGTGGATTTTTCCACTGTCCAGCAAACCCTGCAGCAACATCTGAACACAGAAAAGAAAGAGGCTGAAAGTGGAGAAAGCCAAGAGCAAGCGACCGCTGAAAGCAAGAGTCGCGAGCAGGTGTTAGAGGAACTGAACAGTCAGGAACTTATTATCATAGAAGATGTGCCCATGACTTACAGCGGTAGCAATTTTGGCTTCGATGATTCTAACACATCGACTGCTACAAAATTTCACCGTTTCAAGGACAATCCTCCCACTGTCGTACAACATGATACTCAGGTAAACATCCGCCAGCAACAGCAAAGTGAGGCAGAAATGATACGTCAGGTGATGGCTCTGCCAGAGGCACAGATAGAAGGCAGCGGTGTGCTGGAAGTAATGCCCGAAGGTTTTGGATTCCTCCGTTCGTCCGACTACAACTACCTCACCTCGCCCGACGATATCTACGTGGCACCCAATCAGGTGCGACAGTGGAATCTTAAGACGGGTGACGTGGTGGATGTTATCGTGAAAATACCTCGCGACAACGAAAAGTTCTTCTCATTGGTAGATGTGAAACGCATCAACGGACTGGAACCATCAAGGATACGTGACAGAGTAGCGTTTGAGCATCTCACCCCCCTATTTCCTGATGAGAAATTCACACTATGCTCACGCAACGGCGAGAGTCTGTCGCGAAGAATAGTAGATCTATTCTCACCCATCGGAAAAGGACAGCGTGCGCTTATCGTGGCTCAGCCCAAGACGGGCAAGACGCTTCTGATGAAGGACATTGCCAATGCCATAGCCGAGAACCATCCCAACACCTATCTGATGATGCTCCTCATCGACGAGCGTCCTGAAGAAGTTACCGACATGGCACGCACCGTGAAGGCTGAAGTCATTGCATCGACCTTTGACGAACCGGCATCGCACCATGTAAAGATTGCCAATATTGTACTTGAAAAGGCTAAACGCATGGTTGAATGTGGGCACGACGTGGTCATTTTCCTCGACTCCATCACACGTCTGGCGAGAGCCTACAACACTGTGGCACCTGCTTCGGGCAAGGTACTTACAGGTGGTGTTGATGCCAATGCACTGCAAAAGCCAAAGCGCTTCTTCGGTGCTGCACGAAACATTGAGAACGGTGGGTCGCTGACCATCATTGCAACGGCACTGATTGACACGGGCAGCAAGATGGACGAAGTGATTTTTGAGGAGTTCAAGGGAACGGGTAATATGGAATTGCAACTTGACCGCAACATTGCCAACAAGCGTATCTATCCTGCTGTAAACCTCACGGCATCGAGCACACGACGCGATGACTTGCTGCAAGACAGCGAGACCATCAACTTCATGCAGCAATATCGCAACCACCTGGCAGACATGAACCCCGTAGAAGCCATCACGTTTATCGTGCGTCAGATGAATAACACCTATAATAATCAGGAATTCCTGCTGTCAGCCAATCAATAG
- the yidC gene encoding membrane protein insertase YidC: MDKNTIIGIVLMVLVLVGFSYFNTPSEEEVKQQKERVERQQKEAEEAKKAALAQKAKQTQVVAVDTTSIFRNAVTGDATPVVLENKEIKVSINPKGGNITRVELKNYKNYQDFNNGKQDASLLLYNDSTTEIKLEYQLGGKRFFAGDYYFKPENLTKNSVDMVLADETGTRRLVYTYKLKADDSFLIDFNIHAENMKADLGEGIAITWQDTVKQQEKGWYFENRYSTLTYKDTKEGTEVLNEVGNDEETAENDVDWIAFKNQYFSSVLLSEQPMKKGVFESKEMAENSGKLKHFRATAQIPFDPSNAKGTQLQYYFGPNKYLYLRSLDADLLGEKSQDLEELVDLGWPLFKWINRFFTVYVFDWLTKLGLHMALVLLLITILLRVIVYYPNKKSYLSSAKMRVLKPKVDELNAKYPNKEDAMKKQQEMMTLYSQYGVSPMGGCLPMLIQMPIWIAMFNFVPNAFELRQQSFLWAEDLSTYDSVISWGSDVWLIGDHLSLFCLLFCVTNVVYSLIMMRQQQSTMSSEQQQQMKIMQWMMLLMPVFFFFMFNKYSSGLNFYYFISLLFGALTMWYLRRSTDDAKLLAELEANYKNNKNNPEKRPTGMAARLAKLQEQQEELRKKQAEINKRKEKK; encoded by the coding sequence ATGGATAAAAATACAATTATCGGCATTGTACTGATGGTTCTCGTGCTCGTAGGGTTTAGTTATTTTAATACTCCCAGCGAAGAAGAAGTCAAGCAGCAGAAAGAGCGTGTGGAGCGTCAGCAAAAGGAAGCAGAAGAGGCTAAAAAGGCTGCACTTGCGCAAAAAGCGAAACAAACACAGGTTGTGGCAGTTGACACCACTTCCATCTTCAGGAATGCAGTGACTGGTGATGCAACCCCCGTTGTCCTGGAGAATAAGGAAATCAAGGTAAGCATCAATCCAAAGGGTGGCAACATCACGCGTGTGGAACTGAAGAATTACAAGAATTATCAGGATTTCAATAATGGCAAACAGGATGCCTCGTTGCTCCTTTACAATGATTCAACTACTGAAATAAAACTGGAGTATCAACTTGGGGGCAAGCGCTTCTTCGCCGGCGACTACTACTTCAAACCCGAAAACCTTACCAAGAATAGCGTAGACATGGTGCTTGCCGATGAAACAGGCACACGCAGACTCGTCTATACATACAAATTGAAAGCCGACGATTCTTTCCTCATAGATTTCAACATCCATGCGGAGAACATGAAGGCAGACCTTGGCGAGGGTATAGCCATCACTTGGCAAGACACTGTGAAACAGCAGGAAAAGGGCTGGTACTTCGAAAACAGGTATTCCACGCTGACCTACAAAGACACCAAAGAAGGCACAGAAGTGCTCAACGAAGTGGGTAATGATGAAGAAACAGCAGAAAATGACGTGGACTGGATTGCCTTCAAGAACCAGTATTTCAGTAGTGTGTTGCTCAGCGAGCAGCCTATGAAGAAAGGTGTCTTCGAAAGCAAGGAAATGGCAGAAAATTCTGGTAAACTGAAACATTTCAGAGCGACAGCCCAGATACCATTCGACCCAAGTAATGCTAAAGGTACACAGTTGCAATACTATTTCGGTCCGAACAAATACCTCTATCTTCGGTCTCTTGACGCAGACCTCTTAGGCGAAAAGTCGCAGGACCTTGAAGAACTTGTAGATCTCGGATGGCCACTCTTCAAGTGGATAAACCGCTTCTTTACGGTTTATGTGTTCGACTGGCTGACTAAACTCGGACTACACATGGCACTCGTACTCCTGCTTATCACCATTCTTCTGCGCGTCATCGTGTACTATCCCAACAAGAAGAGTTACCTGAGCAGTGCAAAGATGCGTGTGTTGAAACCAAAGGTGGACGAACTGAATGCCAAGTATCCCAACAAGGAGGATGCCATGAAGAAGCAACAGGAGATGATGACCCTCTACAGCCAGTATGGCGTCAGTCCGATGGGAGGTTGCCTACCTATGCTCATACAGATGCCTATCTGGATTGCAATGTTCAACTTCGTGCCGAACGCTTTCGAACTCCGTCAGCAGAGTTTCCTTTGGGCAGAAGACCTCTCTACATACGATAGTGTCATCTCTTGGGGGTCAGACGTATGGCTCATTGGCGACCACCTGAGCCTGTTCTGTCTGCTGTTCTGCGTAACGAATGTGGTGTATAGCCTTATCATGATGCGCCAGCAGCAGTCCACTATGAGCAGCGAACAGCAACAGCAGATGAAAATCATGCAATGGATGATGCTCCTTATGCCAGTGTTCTTCTTCTTCATGTTCAATAAGTACAGTTCCGGTCTGAACTTCTACTACTTTATCTCCCTGCTCTTCGGTGCGCTTACCATGTGGTATCTGCGCCGTTCGACCGATGATGCCAAATTGCTCGCAGAACTCGAAGCCAACTACAAGAACAACAAGAACAACCCAGAGAAGCGACCTACTGGTATGGCTGCACGCCTTGCTAAACTTCAGGAACAGCAGGAAGAACTGCGCAAAAAACAAGCAGAAATCAATAAACGCAAAGAAAAAAAATAA
- a CDS encoding replication-associated recombination protein A translates to MKPLAERLRPQSLKEYIGQKHLVGEGAVLSNMISSGRISSFILWGPPGVGKTTLAKIIAQTLDIPFYTLSAVSSGVKEVRDVIESARKNQFFGTQSPILFIDEIHRFSKSQQDSLLAAVETGAITLIGATTENPSFEVIRPLLSRCQVYTLQPLTEDELLQLLDRAINEDIVLKERQVKMEETSALMRYSSGDARKLLNILDLLLNASDEGTLVINDKIVTDRLQQNPMAYDKDGEMHYDIISAFIKSIRGSDPDAALYWLARMIEGGEDPKFIARRLLISAAEDIGLANPNALLLANAAFDAVAKIGWPEGRIPLAEATVYLATSPKSNSAYMGVNNAISKVKETGNLPVPLHLRNAPTKLMKNLGYGESYKYPHDFPGHFVSQQYLPDELKDEHFWTPADNPAEDKLKARMGGYWK, encoded by the coding sequence ATGAAACCACTGGCAGAAAGATTACGACCTCAAAGTCTCAAGGAATACATCGGGCAGAAACATCTTGTTGGCGAAGGTGCCGTGTTGAGCAACATGATATCTTCAGGACGTATCTCGTCCTTTATCCTGTGGGGACCTCCCGGAGTTGGGAAGACCACACTGGCTAAAATAATAGCGCAGACACTCGATATTCCTTTTTATACACTAAGTGCCGTGAGTAGCGGAGTCAAGGAAGTGCGCGATGTTATTGAAAGTGCAAGGAAAAATCAGTTTTTCGGCACACAGAGCCCTATACTCTTCATTGATGAGATACACCGCTTCTCAAAGAGCCAGCAAGATTCTCTTCTGGCTGCCGTGGAGACAGGGGCAATCACACTTATAGGTGCCACGACGGAAAATCCTTCGTTCGAGGTGATACGTCCGCTACTTTCAAGATGCCAGGTCTATACACTCCAGCCGCTTACTGAGGATGAACTGTTACAACTCCTTGACCGTGCCATCAATGAGGACATCGTTCTGAAAGAACGTCAGGTAAAAATGGAAGAAACTTCTGCCCTGATGAGATACAGCAGCGGTGATGCCAGAAAACTCCTGAACATCCTCGATCTTTTGTTGAACGCTTCCGATGAAGGCACGCTTGTCATCAATGACAAAATCGTTACAGATCGACTACAGCAAAATCCCATGGCGTATGACAAAGATGGCGAAATGCACTACGACATCATTTCGGCGTTCATCAAGAGTATCCGAGGAAGCGATCCTGACGCAGCACTTTATTGGTTGGCGAGGATGATAGAGGGTGGGGAAGACCCGAAATTCATAGCCCGCAGGTTGCTTATTTCTGCAGCAGAAGACATAGGGCTTGCGAATCCTAATGCACTGCTGCTCGCCAATGCCGCCTTCGATGCCGTGGCTAAAATTGGCTGGCCCGAAGGACGTATTCCTTTGGCAGAAGCAACGGTGTATCTTGCCACAAGTCCGAAGAGCAACTCAGCCTATATGGGTGTTAATAATGCCATATCGAAGGTGAAAGAGACAGGCAATCTCCCCGTGCCACTGCACTTGAGGAATGCGCCTACGAAATTGATGAAAAATCTGGGCTACGGCGAGAGTTACAAGTATCCACACGATTTTCCCGGACATTTCGTCAGTCAGCAGTATTTGCCCGACGAACTCAAAGACGAACACTTCTGGACACCTGCCGATAATCCGGCAGAAGACAAGTTGAAGGCACGAATGGGCGGATATTGGAAGTAG
- a CDS encoding acyltransferase family protein, translating to MKSNSLNMAKGLLLILFVLSECTSIPDVGGFLAMFCLPALFMAIGSAFDTALLQNKTKFIKRCFRRIYIPFVVFALIFLFLHNLLSWIGVVSHDSIYTWAKGNQNAWSIVWNMSGFDEEMCGPFWIFRALFLGSVSYLVIYSLCKKLSYFTDEKEVRWAVVTISALLLIWQVLSGVKVTGVDGGGYRELMALFFMACGALYNIYRNELRINWIWILVLMMLLVASYLLMPAQLEMQANIFETLKLLLPTIAAFLLIDTFTSLFDDESAVKQSLRHVGSRAVYVIACIVAGLKIASMLVIAFSSAAWTELEKTNVVKIGDGFSFTDILYFIFGLGFPLLVCYIFNKLDVRYHMDFAKIVEFIVSLLKFILVTLFKFVVLLFHFIVDLAKGIASVIRDFWKASNPKDD from the coding sequence ATGAAAAGTAACTCTCTGAATATGGCAAAAGGTCTGCTTTTGATCCTTTTTGTCCTCTCTGAATGTACATCAATTCCAGATGTGGGTGGGTTCCTCGCTATGTTTTGTCTGCCTGCATTGTTTATGGCAATAGGCAGCGCCTTCGACACTGCCTTGCTGCAAAATAAAACGAAATTTATCAAGCGTTGCTTCAGGCGGATATACATACCATTCGTTGTTTTTGCGCTCATTTTCCTTTTCTTGCACAATCTGCTGTCATGGATCGGTGTTGTTTCGCATGACAGTATTTATACATGGGCTAAAGGCAATCAGAATGCGTGGAGCATTGTCTGGAATATGTCGGGCTTTGATGAAGAGATGTGCGGCCCCTTTTGGATATTCCGGGCACTTTTTCTGGGGTCAGTGTCCTATCTGGTCATTTACTCTCTGTGTAAGAAACTGTCCTATTTTACTGATGAAAAAGAGGTGAGATGGGCTGTAGTAACCATCAGTGCCTTACTTCTGATTTGGCAGGTATTGTCTGGTGTGAAAGTTACGGGTGTTGACGGTGGAGGTTACAGAGAACTGATGGCGCTCTTCTTTATGGCATGTGGAGCACTGTACAATATATATAGAAATGAGTTACGCATCAACTGGATTTGGATATTGGTGTTGATGATGTTGCTTGTTGCTTCATATCTGTTGATGCCTGCACAACTCGAAATGCAAGCCAACATTTTTGAAACACTTAAACTACTCCTTCCAACTATTGCGGCATTCCTGCTCATTGATACATTTACCTCATTATTCGATGACGAGAGCGCAGTAAAGCAATCGTTGAGACATGTGGGAAGTCGCGCAGTGTATGTCATTGCTTGCATTGTGGCAGGTCTTAAAATTGCATCGATGCTGGTCATAGCATTCTCTTCTGCAGCATGGACTGAATTAGAGAAAACAAATGTAGTCAAGATAGGAGATGGCTTCTCGTTTACAGATATTTTGTATTTCATCTTCGGCCTGGGCTTCCCTCTGCTCGTGTGCTACATCTTTAACAAACTTGACGTACGCTACCACATGGATTTCGCCAAAATAGTGGAGTTTATAGTATCACTTTTGAAATTCATTTTGGTTACGCTCTTCAAATTCGTTGTTCTGCTATTCCATTTCATTGTAGATTTGGCAAAAGGAATCGCATCAGTCATCAGGGACTTCTGGAAAGCGTCCAATCCAAAAGATGATTGA
- a CDS encoding phospholipase D-like domain-containing protein: MIIGKLVNINRLRIKIMGLLLLFGFNNNAFAQCDSALVRFLSEKYDVNFSDNNRMVIFKNGEEKFRDMFEAIRQAKSTVHLEYFNFRNDSVSACLFDILAEKVKQGVKVRALFDGFGNSSNNRPLKEYHLKKLHEQGIEIYEFDKVKFPWVNHVFNRDHRKIVVVDGMTAYTGGMNVADYYVVGKPEFGDWRDIHVRVEGEVVNDLQKIFVDFWNKVTKQQVSGDTLFLADEGLKREFNNLKQDTCSSAGKKIIGVVDRVPNKTPKIIRQTFVKCIDNAEKQIQVINPYFTLNRKIRRAFRRALKRGIDVQIMVSATSDIPVTPRAVEHEVHRLMKKGAKVYMYTGGFHHSKIMMVDSCMSFIGSANLNSRSLSWDYECNLLIADRPTTLALQQIFEEDKQTRCFVLDEKAWKSFSKSRRFQCWIYQFLTPFL; this comes from the coding sequence ATGATAATAGGAAAATTAGTAAACATCAACAGACTCAGAATAAAGATAATGGGTCTGTTGCTGCTTTTTGGTTTTAATAATAATGCCTTTGCTCAATGCGACAGTGCACTCGTCAGATTTCTCAGCGAGAAATATGATGTGAATTTCTCTGACAATAACCGCATGGTCATCTTCAAGAATGGCGAGGAGAAATTCAGGGACATGTTTGAGGCTATACGTCAGGCAAAGAGTACGGTTCATTTGGAATACTTCAATTTTCGCAACGACTCCGTGTCTGCATGTCTCTTCGACATCCTTGCAGAAAAAGTTAAGCAGGGTGTGAAGGTCAGGGCACTATTCGACGGCTTTGGCAATTCTTCAAACAACCGTCCGCTCAAGGAATATCATCTGAAGAAGTTGCATGAACAAGGCATTGAAATTTATGAGTTCGACAAAGTGAAATTCCCGTGGGTCAACCATGTGTTCAACAGAGACCATCGAAAGATAGTCGTGGTGGATGGCATGACGGCATACACCGGCGGGATGAATGTGGCAGACTATTATGTCGTTGGAAAACCTGAATTTGGTGATTGGCGCGACATACACGTTAGGGTTGAAGGAGAAGTGGTCAACGATTTGCAAAAAATTTTCGTAGATTTCTGGAACAAGGTTACCAAGCAACAAGTGTCTGGAGATACACTGTTTCTCGCAGACGAGGGACTAAAACGGGAATTTAACAATCTGAAACAAGATACCTGTTCTTCAGCAGGAAAAAAAATAATAGGAGTGGTGGACCGCGTGCCCAACAAAACCCCTAAAATCATCCGACAGACCTTTGTGAAATGCATTGACAATGCAGAAAAGCAAATTCAGGTCATCAACCCGTATTTCACACTGAACAGAAAAATCAGACGTGCATTCAGAAGGGCACTGAAAAGGGGAATTGACGTCCAAATCATGGTTTCTGCCACAAGCGACATACCTGTAACGCCGCGCGCAGTGGAACACGAAGTGCATCGCTTGATGAAGAAAGGTGCAAAAGTGTATATGTACACAGGCGGTTTCCATCACAGCAAAATCATGATGGTGGATAGTTGTATGAGTTTCATAGGGTCCGCCAACCTGAACAGCAGAAGCCTGTCGTGGGATTATGAATGTAATCTCCTGATAGCCGACAGACCTACGACTCTCGCTCTACAGCAAATTTTTGAGGAAGACAAACAGACTCGGTGCTTCGTGTTGGATGAAAAAGCATGGAAATCATTCTCCAAGTCCAGAAGGTTCCAGTGTTGGATATACCAGTTCCTGACACCATTCCTCTGA